A single region of the Streptomyces sp. ITFR-16 genome encodes:
- a CDS encoding NAD(P)/FAD-dependent oxidoreductase, translating to MNPTVTRAGDPLPGGPPYDVAVVGAGVVGTAIARELARHRLRTALVEASDDIGNGTSKANTAILHTGFDAVPGSLEARLVREGQRRLTAYAAGTGIPVERVGALLVAWDEEQLAALPALLAKAERNGYHAARLLDAQETAAREPHLGPGALGALEIPDEAVVCPWTPPLAFATQAVRAGVHLHLDCPVRHLAYDDGVHTLTTGRGPLRARLLINAAGLHADEIDRKLGHDTFTVTPRRGQLIVFDKLARDLVRHILLPVPTAAGKGVLVAPTVFGNVLLGPTAEELDDKTATGSTAEGLALLREKGRRILPRLLDEEVTAVYAGLRAATGHEDYRIRAVPEQRYIAVGGIRSTGLTASMAIAAHVTSLLPRAGLDPGEPAELPPLTMPSLGERDDRPYLRADLIARDPAYGTVVCHCERVTAGEIRDALHSTLPPATAGGLARRTRAGNGRCQGFHCGAAIRARVEEARP from the coding sequence GTGAACCCCACCGTCACCCGGGCCGGGGACCCGCTGCCCGGCGGCCCGCCGTACGACGTCGCGGTCGTCGGCGCGGGCGTCGTCGGCACCGCCATCGCACGCGAGCTGGCCCGCCACCGGCTGCGGACCGCGCTGGTCGAGGCATCCGACGACATCGGCAACGGCACCTCCAAGGCCAACACCGCGATCCTGCACACAGGGTTCGACGCCGTGCCCGGCTCCCTGGAGGCCCGCCTCGTGCGAGAGGGACAGCGGCGGCTGACCGCGTACGCCGCCGGGACCGGCATTCCCGTGGAGCGCGTCGGCGCCCTTCTCGTCGCCTGGGACGAGGAACAACTCGCCGCCCTCCCCGCCCTGCTGGCCAAGGCGGAGCGCAACGGCTACCACGCGGCCCGGCTGCTCGACGCCCAGGAGACCGCTGCGCGCGAACCGCACCTCGGGCCCGGCGCTCTCGGCGCCCTGGAGATCCCCGACGAGGCGGTCGTCTGCCCCTGGACCCCCCCGCTCGCCTTCGCCACCCAGGCGGTCCGCGCGGGCGTCCACCTGCATCTGGACTGCCCCGTCCGGCACCTCGCGTACGACGACGGCGTCCACACCCTCACCACCGGTCGCGGCCCGCTGCGGGCCCGCCTGCTGATCAACGCCGCCGGGCTGCACGCCGACGAGATCGACCGGAAGCTGGGCCACGACACCTTCACCGTCACCCCGCGCCGGGGCCAGCTCATCGTCTTCGACAAACTCGCCCGGGACCTCGTCCGCCACATCCTGCTCCCCGTGCCCACCGCCGCCGGCAAGGGCGTCCTGGTCGCCCCGACCGTCTTCGGCAACGTCCTGCTCGGCCCCACCGCCGAGGAACTCGACGACAAGACGGCCACCGGGTCCACCGCCGAAGGGCTCGCGCTGCTGCGGGAGAAGGGCCGCCGCATCCTGCCCCGGCTCCTCGACGAGGAGGTCACCGCCGTGTACGCGGGACTGCGCGCCGCCACCGGCCACGAGGACTACCGCATCAGAGCCGTTCCCGAGCAGCGCTACATCGCCGTCGGCGGCATCCGCTCCACCGGGCTGACCGCCTCCATGGCCATCGCCGCCCATGTGACCTCGCTCCTGCCCCGGGCCGGCCTCGACCCGGGGGAGCCCGCCGAACTCCCGCCCCTCACCATGCCCTCCCTCGGCGAACGCGACGACCGCCCCTACCTGCGCGCCGACCTCATCGCCCGCGACCCCGCCTACGGCACCGTGGTCTGCCACTGCGAACGCGTCACCGCCGGGGAGATCCGCGACGCGCTGCACTCCACCCTGCCCCCGGCGACCGCCGGAGGACTCGCCCGCAGGACCCGGGCCGGGAACGGCCGCTGCCAGGGCTTCCACTGCGGGGCCGCGATCCGCGCACGCGTCGAGGAGGCCCGGCCATGA
- a CDS encoding FGGY family carbohydrate kinase — protein sequence MTGPVLAVDQGTSGTKALVICPERGVIGSGSAPVRPRYGPGGAVEADPAELLGSVVEAGRLALAEAGEDAVAVGLANQGETVLAWDPDTGRPLTDAVVWQDRRADGICAGLAGREEELKQLTGLPLDPYFAAPKMAWIRRERTREGVVTTSDAWLVHRLTGAFVTDAATAGRTQLLDLDRAAWSPAALDVFGLGDERLPTVVDSAGAFGTTTAFGGELPLTGLLVDQQAALLAQGALEPGTAKCTYGTGAFLLAQTGPTPRRGSTGLVSCVAWRLGGRTSYCLDGQVYTAASAVRWLTDLHVISGAADLDRVGGGVPDAGGVTFVPALAGLAAPWWRGDLRGSLTGLGLDTSAGHLVRALCEGIAAQVVELADAVAADLGSPLSALRVDGGLTRSALLMQTQADLLQRPVEVSALPDVTALGVGAVARIGLDPGLPLHRAVPDWRPAAVYEPRIGADEAAERLGVFRAAVHSLLERS from the coding sequence ATGACAGGCCCGGTGCTCGCCGTCGACCAGGGCACGTCCGGGACGAAGGCCCTGGTGATCTGCCCCGAGCGGGGCGTGATCGGTTCCGGTTCCGCGCCGGTGCGGCCCCGGTACGGTCCCGGGGGAGCGGTCGAGGCGGACCCCGCCGAACTGCTCGGATCCGTCGTCGAGGCCGGCCGGCTGGCCCTGGCCGAGGCGGGCGAGGACGCCGTCGCCGTCGGGCTCGCCAACCAGGGCGAGACCGTGCTCGCCTGGGACCCGGACACCGGGCGCCCGCTCACCGACGCGGTCGTCTGGCAGGACCGGCGCGCCGACGGGATCTGCGCCGGACTCGCCGGGCGCGAGGAGGAGCTGAAGCAGCTGACCGGGCTGCCCCTCGACCCGTACTTCGCCGCCCCGAAAATGGCCTGGATCCGCCGTGAACGCACCCGCGAGGGCGTCGTCACCACCAGCGACGCCTGGCTGGTCCACCGGCTCACCGGCGCCTTCGTCACGGACGCGGCCACCGCCGGGCGCACCCAGCTCCTCGATCTCGACCGGGCCGCCTGGTCGCCCGCCGCCCTGGACGTCTTCGGCCTGGGCGACGAACGCCTGCCGACGGTGGTCGACTCCGCCGGGGCGTTCGGCACGACGACCGCGTTCGGCGGCGAACTGCCGCTCACGGGTCTGCTGGTCGACCAGCAGGCGGCCCTGCTGGCCCAGGGCGCGCTGGAACCCGGCACGGCCAAGTGCACCTACGGCACCGGCGCGTTCCTCCTCGCGCAGACCGGGCCCACCCCGCGCCGCGGCTCCACCGGACTCGTCAGCTGCGTCGCCTGGCGGCTCGGCGGGCGGACCAGCTACTGCCTGGACGGGCAGGTCTACACGGCGGCCTCCGCCGTGCGCTGGCTCACCGACCTCCATGTGATCTCGGGCGCCGCCGACCTCGACCGCGTCGGCGGCGGCGTCCCCGACGCCGGGGGCGTCACCTTCGTACCGGCGCTCGCCGGGCTCGCCGCCCCCTGGTGGCGCGGCGACCTGCGCGGCTCGCTGACCGGCCTGGGCCTGGACACCTCCGCCGGGCATCTGGTCCGGGCCCTGTGCGAGGGCATCGCCGCCCAGGTCGTCGAGCTCGCCGACGCGGTGGCGGCCGATCTCGGATCACCGCTGTCCGCGCTCCGCGTCGACGGCGGGCTGACCCGCTCCGCCCTGCTCATGCAGACCCAGGCCGACCTGCTGCAACGGCCCGTCGAGGTCTCCGCCCTGCCCGACGTCACCGCGCTCGGCGTCGGCGCGGTGGCCCGAATCGGCCTCGACCCCGGACTGCCGCTGCACCGGGCCGTCCCCGACTGGCGGCCCGCCGCGGTCTACGAGCCGCGCATCGGCGCCGACGAGGCGGCCGAACGGCTCGGGGTGTTCCGGGCGGCCGTGCACAGCCTGCTGGAGCGGTCATGA
- a CDS encoding amino acid permease, translating into MSLSTSNRQGAGIPPHDEEQRLRELGYQPVLARRMGGFGNFAISFSVISILSGCMTLYGFGMSTGGPAVMLWGWAGVGLFVLCVGMALAEVTSAYPTSGALYYMADRLGGRKWGWYTGWLNLLGLLGAIAGIDYGAALFTGALMNLQWGFSPTPGKTMVIFLCILLLHAVLNLFGVRLVSVLNSISVWWHLAGVAVIVSVLAIVPAHHQSPSFVFTEFVNDTGWENPLYVAAIGLLLAQYTFCGYDASAHLSEETSNASVAAARGIVRAIWVSWVAGFVLLAGLTFAIQDYAGTQDSATGVPPAQILIDALGTSGATAMLLIVIAAQLFCGNAEVAAASRMVFAFSRDNALPGSSLWRKVSARTQTPVPAVWLSVIVAGVLAVPSLYSETAYGAVTAINVIGITPAYAIPIFLKLRAGDRFTRGPWHLGRWSKPVGWIAVAWVAIVTVLFLLPQSSPVTIDSMNYASIALVAVLVLATVWWFVARGSYGTPSAYGSAREQAEIEEGIV; encoded by the coding sequence ATGTCCCTGTCCACCTCGAACCGGCAGGGTGCCGGGATACCGCCGCACGACGAGGAACAACGGCTGCGCGAACTCGGCTACCAGCCGGTGCTGGCCCGCCGCATGGGCGGTTTCGGCAACTTCGCCATCAGCTTCTCCGTCATCTCGATCCTGTCCGGCTGCATGACCCTGTACGGGTTCGGCATGTCCACGGGCGGTCCGGCGGTGATGCTGTGGGGCTGGGCCGGGGTCGGTCTGTTCGTGCTCTGTGTCGGCATGGCGCTCGCCGAGGTGACCAGTGCGTATCCGACGTCCGGGGCGCTCTACTACATGGCGGACCGGCTCGGCGGCCGCAAGTGGGGCTGGTACACGGGCTGGCTGAATCTGCTCGGGCTGCTCGGCGCGATCGCGGGCATCGACTACGGCGCCGCGCTGTTCACCGGCGCGCTGATGAACCTGCAGTGGGGCTTCTCGCCCACGCCCGGGAAGACGATGGTCATCTTCCTGTGCATCCTGCTGCTGCACGCCGTGCTGAACCTCTTCGGGGTACGGCTCGTCAGCGTGCTCAACTCCATCAGCGTGTGGTGGCACCTGGCCGGCGTCGCGGTGATCGTCTCGGTCCTGGCGATCGTGCCCGCGCACCATCAGTCGCCGTCGTTCGTCTTCACCGAGTTCGTCAACGACACCGGCTGGGAGAACCCGCTCTACGTGGCGGCGATCGGGCTGCTGCTCGCGCAGTACACGTTCTGCGGCTACGACGCCTCCGCCCATCTGTCGGAGGAGACCTCGAACGCCTCGGTCGCGGCCGCGCGCGGCATCGTCCGGGCGATCTGGGTCTCCTGGGTGGCCGGTTTCGTCCTCCTCGCGGGGCTGACGTTCGCGATCCAGGACTACGCGGGCACCCAGGACAGCGCCACGGGGGTGCCGCCGGCCCAGATCCTGATCGACGCGCTGGGCACCTCGGGCGCCACGGCGATGCTGCTGATCGTGATCGCGGCGCAGCTGTTCTGCGGCAACGCCGAGGTCGCCGCCGCCAGCCGGATGGTGTTCGCCTTCAGCCGGGACAACGCGCTGCCGGGGTCCTCGCTCTGGCGCAAGGTGAGCGCCCGCACCCAGACCCCGGTCCCGGCGGTGTGGCTCTCGGTGATCGTCGCCGGGGTGCTCGCCGTGCCGTCGCTGTACTCGGAGACCGCGTACGGAGCGGTGACCGCGATCAACGTCATCGGCATCACGCCCGCGTACGCGATTCCGATCTTCCTCAAGCTGCGCGCCGGTGACCGCTTCACGCGCGGGCCGTGGCACCTGGGCCGCTGGTCGAAGCCGGTCGGCTGGATCGCGGTGGCCTGGGTGGCGATCGTGACCGTGCTGTTCCTGCTGCCGCAGTCATCGCCGGTGACGATCGACTCGATGAACTACGCGTCGATCGCGCTGGTGGCGGTGCTGGTGCTGGCCACCGTGTGGTGGTTCGTCGCACGCGGCTCGTACGGCACGCCGTCGGCGTACGGCAGCGCCCGTGAGCAGGCGGAGATCGAGGAAGGCATCGTCTGA
- a CDS encoding sulfite exporter TauE/SafE family protein, with translation MDTLTLWQLAALAAASALVGFSKTAVSGANTISLAVFAAVLPARESTGVLLPILIAGDVLAVLTYRRHAHWPTLLRLFPAVAVGVVAGTLFMLWADDAAVRTSIGAILLFMAGVTMWRRRRSETAEEPGDGDGPPTAAERLKARSYGVLGGFTTMVANAGGPVMSLYLLSAGFRKLGFLGTSASFFLIVNVSKVPFSVGLGLIDGRSLLLDACMLLFVLPGAWIGRKCVDRINQLLFERLVLAATVLGGLQLLLVG, from the coding sequence ATGGACACCCTTACTCTCTGGCAACTGGCGGCACTGGCCGCGGCATCCGCACTCGTCGGCTTCTCCAAGACGGCCGTCAGCGGTGCCAATACGATCAGTCTCGCGGTCTTCGCGGCGGTGCTCCCCGCCCGCGAGTCCACCGGGGTGCTGCTCCCGATCCTCATCGCCGGCGACGTACTGGCCGTGCTCACCTACCGGCGCCACGCGCACTGGCCTACCCTGCTGAGGCTCTTCCCGGCCGTCGCCGTCGGCGTGGTGGCGGGCACGCTCTTCATGCTGTGGGCCGACGACGCGGCCGTGCGGACCTCGATCGGCGCGATCCTGCTCTTCATGGCGGGGGTCACGATGTGGCGTCGCCGCAGGTCGGAGACTGCTGAGGAACCGGGGGACGGGGACGGGCCGCCGACCGCGGCGGAGCGGCTGAAGGCCCGCTCGTACGGGGTGCTCGGCGGGTTCACCACCATGGTCGCCAACGCGGGCGGCCCGGTCATGTCGCTCTATCTGCTCTCCGCCGGCTTCCGCAAGCTCGGCTTCCTGGGCACCTCGGCGTCGTTCTTCCTGATCGTCAACGTGTCCAAGGTGCCGTTCAGCGTGGGCCTCGGCCTGATCGACGGGCGGTCGCTGCTGCTGGACGCCTGCATGCTGCTGTTCGTGCTCCCGGGCGCCTGGATCGGCCGGAAGTGCGTGGACCGGATCAATCAGCTGCTCTTCGAACGCCTGGTCCTCGCCGCCACCGTCCTCGGCGGCCTGCAACTCCTCCTGGTCGGCTAG
- a CDS encoding substrate-binding domain-containing protein produces MREPVELRRQRILAVVESRGPVKVSALAAELDVSVVTVRRDVEELTRAGRLRRGHGLARPLRDPARPAALPAPRDGEPAHDQGAVALVVPERHSYLYETLHGARTVLEEAGIRIALHIAPQAPGGERPLVERALADGARGLLIAPRWRNPLSEERDYGWLADVGVPTVLMERRPRPGSAMHALDSVCSDHWYGAYLAVEHLVSLGHRRIVMAARDDSPTARSLRTAFAEIVRERPEVEDWTVVLSSPDAVPGPVTAEPATGGHGTGAGAPGGVGAPLDLAALLRERRATAAVLHGDVDALMLVQRLAESGVQVPRDCSVVAYDDVVAALGSTPLTAVAPPKAEVGRAAAELLLLRLSEGPGAAGPVRRTELLPELKVRGSAQAVIPAND; encoded by the coding sequence ATGCGGGAGCCGGTTGAACTCAGGCGGCAGCGAATCCTGGCGGTGGTGGAGTCGCGCGGCCCGGTCAAGGTCAGCGCGCTGGCGGCCGAACTGGACGTCTCCGTGGTCACCGTGCGCCGGGACGTCGAGGAGCTGACCCGGGCGGGGCGGCTGCGGCGCGGTCACGGTCTGGCCCGGCCGCTGCGGGACCCGGCACGGCCGGCGGCCCTGCCGGCGCCCCGGGACGGCGAGCCGGCCCACGACCAGGGCGCGGTCGCCCTGGTCGTACCGGAACGGCACTCGTATCTGTACGAGACGCTGCACGGGGCGCGGACCGTGCTGGAGGAGGCCGGGATCCGGATCGCCCTGCACATCGCGCCGCAGGCACCCGGCGGCGAACGGCCCCTGGTGGAGCGGGCGTTGGCCGACGGGGCGCGGGGGCTGCTGATCGCTCCCCGGTGGCGCAACCCGCTCTCCGAGGAGCGGGACTACGGATGGCTCGCGGACGTCGGGGTGCCGACCGTGCTGATGGAGCGCAGGCCCCGGCCGGGCAGCGCCATGCACGCCCTGGACTCGGTCTGCTCCGACCACTGGTACGGGGCGTATCTCGCCGTGGAGCACCTGGTCTCGCTCGGCCACCGGCGGATCGTGATGGCCGCCCGTGACGACAGCCCGACCGCGCGCAGTCTGCGGACGGCGTTCGCGGAGATCGTGCGGGAGCGGCCCGAGGTGGAGGACTGGACGGTGGTGCTGAGTTCTCCGGACGCGGTGCCGGGGCCCGTCACGGCGGAGCCCGCGACGGGCGGCCACGGGACGGGGGCCGGGGCGCCGGGCGGGGTCGGCGCACCGCTCGATCTGGCCGCGCTGCTGCGGGAGCGCCGGGCCACGGCGGCGGTGCTGCACGGCGACGTGGACGCGCTGATGCTCGTCCAGCGGCTGGCGGAGAGCGGGGTGCAGGTGCCCCGGGACTGTTCGGTGGTGGCGTACGACGACGTGGTGGCGGCGCTGGGCAGCACCCCGCTGACGGCGGTGGCACCGCCCAAGGCGGAGGTCGGCAGGGCCGCCGCCGAACTGCTGCTGCTCCGGCTCTCCGAGGGGCCTGGGGCGGCCGGTCCCGTACGCAGGACGGAGCTGCTGCCGGAGCTGAAGGTCCGGGGATCGGCGCAGGCGGTCATCCCCGCCAACGACTGA
- a CDS encoding sugar ABC transporter substrate-binding protein yields MPGRQSRRSVLATMAALPLAGALSACTGGGPSGRDSTSSRTSTVSDTSGRGATRITFWSALRGSQEVVDAFNRTHRTIQVDYQQIPAGGQGGYAKLSNASRAGNAPDVATIEYPQLPGFAIDGVALELTDLIGDKLRSALLPQALGLTTFEKRVFSVPLDVEPMVMHYRTDLFEQYGLDVPRTWEEFEETARTVRDRAPGRRLAVFATDGGPQFAAFAWQAGAQWFDTGAGAWNVSLADAPTRRVAAYWQRLIDQDLVSMTPVDTRQYDALVSGGKVLARLSGAWDAGAQMNARPGQKGQWAIAPLPQWDKGGTALGTHGGSTFAVTRDSRHPEAALEFIEWQVSHPDALRARLSSGASSQYPAAPGLVAVGRKAFDRAYYSGQDIYTLFEQEAHKIRDGWTWGPRMTATQKVIQDGFARVSGGQGSLIDAVRAAQDGTMPDLRALGLATTEHSS; encoded by the coding sequence ATGCCCGGTCGACAGAGCCGTCGATCCGTGCTCGCCACGATGGCCGCACTGCCGCTGGCGGGCGCACTGAGCGCCTGCACCGGCGGCGGCCCATCGGGGCGGGACAGCACCAGCAGCAGGACCAGCACCGTCAGCGACACCTCCGGCCGTGGCGCGACCCGCATCACCTTCTGGTCCGCCCTGCGCGGCAGCCAGGAAGTGGTGGACGCGTTCAACCGGACGCACCGCACGATCCAGGTCGACTACCAGCAGATCCCCGCAGGGGGCCAGGGCGGCTACGCGAAGCTCAGCAACGCCTCGCGGGCCGGCAACGCCCCGGACGTCGCGACGATCGAGTACCCCCAGCTCCCCGGCTTCGCGATCGACGGGGTGGCCCTGGAACTCACGGACCTGATCGGCGACAAGCTGCGGTCCGCGCTGCTGCCCCAGGCGCTGGGGCTGACCACGTTCGAGAAGCGAGTCTTCAGCGTCCCGCTCGACGTCGAACCGATGGTGATGCACTACCGCACCGACCTGTTCGAGCAGTACGGCCTGGACGTCCCCCGCACCTGGGAGGAGTTCGAGGAGACGGCCCGCACCGTGCGCGACAGGGCGCCCGGCCGGCGGCTGGCCGTCTTCGCCACGGACGGCGGCCCGCAGTTCGCCGCGTTCGCCTGGCAGGCGGGCGCCCAGTGGTTCGACACCGGCGCCGGCGCCTGGAACGTCTCGCTGGCCGACGCGCCCACCCGCCGGGTGGCGGCGTACTGGCAGCGGCTGATCGACCAGGACCTCGTCTCCATGACTCCGGTGGACACCCGCCAGTACGACGCCCTGGTCAGCGGCGGCAAGGTGCTGGCCCGGCTCAGCGGCGCCTGGGACGCCGGCGCCCAGATGAACGCCAGGCCCGGCCAGAAGGGACAGTGGGCCATCGCCCCGCTCCCCCAGTGGGACAAGGGCGGCACCGCACTCGGTACCCACGGTGGATCGACCTTCGCGGTCACCCGGGACAGCCGCCACCCGGAAGCCGCGCTGGAGTTCATCGAGTGGCAGGTCTCGCACCCCGACGCGCTGCGCGCCCGGCTCTCCAGCGGGGCCAGCAGCCAGTACCCGGCCGCCCCCGGCCTCGTCGCCGTCGGCCGCAAGGCCTTCGACCGGGCCTACTACAGCGGCCAGGACATCTACACCCTCTTCGAGCAGGAGGCGCACAAGATCCGGGACGGCTGGACCTGGGGACCGCGGATGACCGCGACGCAGAAGGTCATCCAGGACGGCTTCGCCCGGGTGAGCGGCGGTCAGGGCTCACTGATCGACGCCGTCCGCGCGGCCCAGGACGGCACCATGCCCGACCTCAGGGCGCTGGGCCTGGCCACCACCGAGCACAGCAGCTGA
- a CDS encoding sugar ABC transporter permease encodes MTSPLTASAPVDATAAPAGPTTSPRTTHRSARRRELGACGALMTPFFILLVTVFLIPVGTAVWLSFFSDDQPGLGFGPERTVFVGLRSYTAVLTDPTFLSSLGTVVLYCVIYIPLMVIGALALALLLDSGVVRLRSWAQLGLFLPHAVPGIIAAVIWLYLYTPGLSPVIDLLGKADITVDFLGLHTVVPSIVNIALWSNLGYNMVVFYAALQAVPREVIEASVVDGAGPVRTALQVKTPLVRSSIVMVAMFTLIFALQLFTEPMLLSQATPMISARFSPSMYIYDAAFTRNNYGLAAAASVVLLVCTIALSYGVTRWTNRSDAPEEAAR; translated from the coding sequence ATGACCAGCCCCCTCACGGCATCCGCCCCCGTGGACGCCACCGCGGCGCCGGCCGGGCCCACCACGTCCCCGCGCACCACGCACCGCTCCGCGCGGCGCCGTGAACTCGGCGCGTGCGGCGCCCTGATGACCCCCTTCTTCATCCTTCTGGTGACGGTCTTCCTGATTCCGGTCGGAACCGCCGTCTGGCTCAGCTTCTTCAGCGACGACCAGCCGGGGCTCGGCTTCGGCCCGGAGCGCACGGTCTTCGTCGGACTGCGCAGCTACACCGCCGTACTGACCGACCCGACCTTCCTGAGCAGCCTGGGCACGGTCGTCCTGTACTGCGTGATCTACATACCCCTGATGGTGATCGGCGCGCTGGCGCTGGCCCTGCTGCTGGACTCCGGCGTGGTGCGGCTGCGCTCCTGGGCACAGCTCGGGCTGTTCCTGCCGCACGCCGTGCCCGGCATCATCGCCGCCGTCATCTGGCTCTACCTCTACACGCCGGGGCTGAGCCCGGTGATCGACCTGCTCGGCAAGGCGGACATCACGGTCGACTTCCTCGGTCTCCACACGGTGGTGCCGTCGATCGTCAACATCGCCCTGTGGAGCAACCTCGGCTACAACATGGTGGTCTTCTACGCCGCCCTGCAGGCCGTGCCGCGCGAGGTCATCGAGGCGTCCGTCGTCGACGGCGCCGGACCCGTCCGCACCGCGCTCCAGGTCAAGACGCCACTGGTGCGCTCCTCGATCGTGATGGTCGCGATGTTCACGCTGATCTTCGCGCTCCAGCTGTTCACGGAGCCCATGCTGCTCAGCCAGGCGACACCGATGATCAGCGCACGGTTCTCGCCGAGCATGTACATCTACGACGCCGCGTTCACCCGGAACAACTACGGCCTGGCCGCCGCCGCCTCGGTCGTCCTGCTGGTCTGCACGATCGCCCTGTCCTACGGCGTGACCCGCTGGACCAACCGCTCCGACGCCCCCGAGGAGGCCGCCCGATGA
- a CDS encoding carbohydrate ABC transporter permease yields the protein MSATSPTRTAAALRPRLLGRSVVNLVVGVSVLYTLLPVLWLVLAASKDRDALFGSDVLSLDHFSFAQNIKDLFAMDGGLYTRWYGNSLLYAVLGAALGALVSIACGYAFDKYRFAHKEKLFGLVLAAVMVPQTVLALPLYLMASQAGLVNTFWAVFIPVLFNPFGVYLGRIFSQGYVPDEVLEAARVDGAGELTTYFRVALRMLGPGLVTVFLFQLTAIWNNFFLPMVMLSDQDLYPVSLGLYTWNSAATVSPEYYPVVIMGSLLAVLPLILAFALLQRFWKSGLTAGAVK from the coding sequence ATGAGCGCCACGAGCCCCACCCGCACCGCCGCCGCCCTGCGCCCCCGGCTCCTGGGCCGGTCCGTCGTCAACCTGGTCGTCGGCGTCTCCGTGCTCTACACCCTGCTGCCGGTGCTGTGGCTGGTGCTCGCCGCCTCCAAGGACCGGGACGCGCTGTTCGGCAGCGACGTCCTGTCGCTCGACCACTTCTCCTTCGCGCAGAACATCAAGGACCTGTTCGCGATGGACGGCGGCCTGTACACGCGGTGGTACGGCAACAGCCTGCTGTACGCGGTCCTCGGCGCGGCCCTCGGGGCGCTGGTGAGCATCGCCTGCGGGTACGCCTTCGACAAGTACCGCTTCGCGCACAAGGAGAAGCTGTTCGGTCTGGTGCTCGCCGCGGTGATGGTGCCGCAGACCGTGCTCGCGCTGCCGCTCTATCTGATGGCGTCCCAGGCCGGTCTGGTCAACACCTTCTGGGCCGTGTTCATCCCGGTGCTCTTCAACCCGTTCGGCGTGTACCTCGGCCGGATCTTCAGCCAGGGGTACGTGCCCGACGAGGTGCTCGAAGCCGCCCGGGTGGACGGGGCCGGCGAGCTGACGACGTACTTCCGGGTCGCGCTGCGCATGCTGGGGCCGGGCCTGGTCACCGTGTTCCTCTTCCAGCTCACCGCCATCTGGAACAACTTCTTCCTGCCCATGGTGATGCTCTCCGACCAGGACCTGTATCCCGTCAGCCTCGGCCTCTACACCTGGAACAGCGCCGCCACCGTCTCGCCCGAGTACTACCCCGTGGTGATCATGGGTTCGCTGCTCGCGGTCCTGCCGCTGATCCTCGCCTTCGCGCTGCTCCAGCGCTTCTGGAAGTCGGGGCTCACGGCGGGCGCCGTCAAGTAG
- a CDS encoding hydroxyacid dehydrogenase, whose protein sequence is MPSTAPTERPEGLRPRAALAMRPQTADALLDAGSLAALARVCDLAPLPVLDDFTTDRARAVLADTELLVTGWGCPPLDAAALASAPRLRAVVHTAGSVRGHITDACWERGIEVSSAAAANALPVAEYTVAMILLSGKRALERARDYRSRRLRDDWLTTSSQVGNYGRTVGILSASLIGRRVIELLRPYDLRVLLHDPYVSEAEAEALGVAAVGLDELFALSDVVSVHTPLLPATRGLVSRELLMSMRPDGVLLNTSRGAVIDQDALTDVLRLGRIRAILDVTDPDALPAGHPLWECENALITPHLAGSQGNEWQRLVDLAVGEAGRWAAGDGFAHPVRRERLAFLA, encoded by the coding sequence ATGCCCAGCACCGCACCGACCGAACGACCCGAGGGTCTGCGGCCGCGCGCCGCGCTCGCCATGCGGCCGCAGACCGCAGACGCCCTGCTGGACGCCGGATCGCTGGCCGCGCTCGCGCGGGTCTGCGACCTCGCGCCGCTGCCCGTGCTCGACGACTTCACCACCGACCGCGCCCGCGCCGTGCTCGCGGACACCGAACTCCTGGTCACCGGCTGGGGCTGCCCGCCGCTCGACGCCGCCGCGCTCGCCTCGGCGCCCCGGCTGCGGGCGGTCGTGCACACCGCGGGCTCCGTCCGGGGCCACATCACCGACGCCTGCTGGGAGCGCGGCATCGAGGTGTCCTCGGCAGCCGCCGCCAACGCCCTGCCGGTCGCCGAGTACACCGTCGCGATGATCCTGCTGTCCGGCAAACGGGCCCTGGAGAGGGCCCGCGACTACCGGTCGCGACGCCTGCGCGACGACTGGCTGACCACCTCTTCCCAGGTGGGCAACTACGGCCGGACCGTGGGCATCCTGTCCGCCTCGCTCATCGGCCGCCGGGTGATCGAGCTGCTGCGCCCCTACGACCTGCGGGTGCTGCTGCACGATCCGTACGTCTCCGAGGCGGAGGCCGAGGCGCTGGGCGTCGCGGCGGTCGGGCTGGACGAACTGTTCGCGCTGAGCGACGTGGTGAGCGTCCACACCCCGCTGCTGCCCGCCACACGCGGGCTCGTCAGCCGTGAGCTGCTGATGTCCATGCGGCCGGACGGGGTGCTCCTCAACACCTCGCGGGGCGCCGTCATCGACCAGGACGCGCTCACCGACGTGCTGCGCCTCGGCCGCATCCGGGCGATCCTCGACGTCACGGACCCCGACGCGCTGCCGGCCGGCCATCCCCTGTGGGAGTGCGAGAACGCCCTCATCACCCCGCATCTCGCCGGTTCCCAGGGCAACGAGTGGCAGCGTCTGGTCGACCTGGCCGTGGGCGAGGCCGGACGCTGGGCCGCGGGCGACGGCTTCGCCCATCCCGTACGACGCGAAAGGCTGGCGTTTCTCGCATGA